One window from the genome of Paenibacillus azoreducens encodes:
- the purD gene encoding phosphoribosylamine--glycine ligase codes for MDILVIGGGGREHAIVWALRKSPKAGKIYCAPGNAGIGQIAENVPIAVNEFDKLTAFAKDKEVGLVVVGPDDPLADGIVDAFEAQNIPVFGPRKNAAEIEGSKTFMKDLLHKYGIPTAAYEKFDNYEAALAYLNTQKAPIVIKADGLAAGKGVTVAHTMEEAHQALQDIMVAKVFGESGAQVVIEQFLEGQEMSILSFVDGETVRPMPAAQDHKPIFDGDRGPNTGGMGTYSPLPHIDPAIVENAIENIIQPTAKALVAEGRPFRGVLFAGLMIQPDGTPTTVEFNARFGDPETQVVLPRLQSDLLDIFLAAVNGTLADVEIEWSDRAAVCVILASEGYPASYPKGLPIEGLRPSMDDEDAVVFHAGTALNEQGQYVTSGGRVLGVVGLGSDIAEARSKAYERAEGITFQGKQNRTDIAAKALV; via the coding sequence ATGGATATTTTGGTCATTGGCGGCGGCGGCCGCGAGCATGCGATCGTTTGGGCGCTTCGCAAAAGCCCCAAGGCGGGCAAAATTTACTGTGCGCCGGGAAATGCCGGCATCGGGCAAATCGCGGAAAATGTGCCGATTGCCGTCAACGAGTTCGACAAGCTGACGGCTTTTGCAAAGGATAAAGAGGTCGGGCTGGTAGTGGTCGGACCGGATGACCCGCTGGCGGACGGCATTGTCGATGCGTTTGAAGCCCAAAACATTCCGGTGTTCGGACCGCGCAAAAATGCGGCTGAAATTGAAGGCAGTAAAACATTTATGAAGGATCTGCTTCATAAATACGGCATTCCGACGGCGGCTTATGAAAAATTCGACAACTATGAAGCTGCGCTAGCTTATTTGAATACGCAAAAAGCGCCGATCGTCATCAAAGCGGACGGACTTGCGGCAGGAAAAGGTGTGACCGTAGCTCACACGATGGAAGAAGCACATCAAGCGCTGCAAGACATCATGGTCGCCAAAGTATTCGGCGAATCGGGCGCGCAGGTTGTCATCGAACAATTTCTCGAGGGCCAGGAAATGTCGATCCTTTCCTTCGTCGACGGGGAGACGGTACGTCCGATGCCGGCAGCCCAGGATCATAAACCGATTTTCGACGGCGACCGCGGTCCGAATACGGGAGGTATGGGGACTTATTCGCCGCTGCCGCATATTGATCCGGCCATCGTAGAGAACGCGATCGAAAACATTATTCAACCGACAGCCAAAGCTTTGGTGGCCGAAGGCCGCCCATTCAGAGGCGTGCTGTTCGCCGGACTCATGATCCAGCCGGATGGGACGCCGACGACGGTCGAATTTAATGCCCGTTTCGGCGATCCGGAAACGCAGGTGGTGCTGCCGCGGCTCCAAAGCGATCTACTGGACATTTTCCTTGCGGCGGTAAACGGAACGCTGGCTGATGTCGAAATCGAGTGGAGCGACCGGGCCGCAGTTTGTGTCATTCTCGCTTCCGAAGGGTACCCGGCTTCTTATCCGAAAGGTTTGCCGATTGAAGGCCTACGGCCGTCTATGGACGATGAAGACGCAGTTGTATTCCATGCCGGTACGGCCCTGAACGAGCAAGGGCAATACGTCACGAGCGGCGGACGCGTGCTTGGCGTCGTAGGACTGGGTTCCGATATTGCCGAGGCCCGCAGCAAAGCCTATGAAAGGGCGGAGGGAATCACGTTCCAAGGCAAGCAGAACCGCACGGACATTGCCGCCAAAGCGCTTGTATAA
- a CDS encoding response regulator transcription factor — protein sequence MVQNYTDNISILLVDDEQGLCEMLTAVLKKEGFRHIRSVGTGGEALKMVAELPIDVIVLDVMLPDEDGFEVCRQMRKMTEAPILFLTARDTDLDKLMGFGIGGDDYITKPFNPLEVVARIKARLKYKLQQEKAPEAGLAALDYNYFRIEPEAGELIVDGKLVDCPAREWELLVFLCRHPNRIFSTRHLYEAVWKEPYLGDEKTVVIHISRLRKKIEPDPGHPCFLVNVRGLGYKMVAPRKGQK from the coding sequence ATGGTGCAAAACTATACGGACAATATTTCCATATTATTGGTAGACGATGAGCAAGGGCTGTGCGAAATGCTGACGGCCGTGTTAAAGAAGGAAGGCTTCCGGCATATTCGAAGCGTGGGAACCGGAGGTGAAGCGCTGAAGATGGTGGCCGAGCTTCCTATCGATGTGATCGTGCTGGATGTTATGCTTCCAGATGAAGACGGCTTCGAAGTATGCCGGCAAATGCGGAAGATGACCGAGGCACCTATCCTTTTTTTAACCGCCAGAGACACCGATTTGGACAAGCTGATGGGGTTTGGCATTGGAGGAGACGATTATATCACTAAACCTTTTAATCCTTTGGAAGTTGTTGCCCGCATCAAAGCTCGTCTGAAGTATAAGCTGCAGCAGGAAAAAGCGCCAGAAGCCGGGTTAGCCGCATTGGACTATAACTATTTCCGGATTGAACCTGAAGCCGGGGAGCTCATCGTAGACGGAAAGCTGGTAGACTGTCCGGCGCGTGAATGGGAACTGCTTGTATTTCTATGCCGCCATCCGAACCGTATTTTCAGCACGCGTCACTTATATGAAGCGGTTTGGAAAGAACCTTATCTTGGAGATGAGAAGACGGTCGTGATCCATATCTCACGGCTGCGGAAAAAGATCGAACCCGACCCGGGCCATCCCTGCTTTCTTGTAAACGTTAGGGGGCTTGGCTACAAGATGGTAGCGCCTAGGAAGGGACAGAAATGA
- a CDS encoding sensor histidine kinase yields MNPMIKMTTRFIQVVLMLVAASIFCFILLAIGSFYLREAIEPLQFISTRTLMFTMGFIQIILFITVCGWCVGKPLIYLIRWINRLSKGNYHQPGDHYRTPSKNSLQEKKYRYPFALFKELFEEMSRLSEQLYNSETERLNMEVKKQEWISSISHDLKTPLSYIEGYARLLTAAEYHWTDEEKRDFSKQISDKTTEIKRLIQDLNHTSRWSVEQFPMNRKREDVVNFLRDAVIDIANHPLAEHTLFTFTTSKDVYMLDFDRKLLGRAIQNVLMNTVIHNPPGTEVACDFTIQDNSVLIAIEDNGVGIDEAVLKQGMNHSGKGIAIARAFIEAHSGRMNIVKVDGGGRGVRIEITLPN; encoded by the coding sequence ATGAATCCAATGATCAAAATGACGACTCGTTTTATTCAGGTGGTCCTCATGTTGGTAGCGGCCTCCATTTTTTGTTTCATTTTATTGGCAATTGGATCTTTTTATCTCCGGGAAGCGATTGAACCGCTGCAGTTTATATCCACAAGAACATTAATGTTTACAATGGGGTTTATCCAAATCATCTTGTTTATAACCGTTTGCGGCTGGTGTGTTGGTAAACCGCTTATTTATTTAATCCGTTGGATCAACCGTTTATCCAAGGGAAACTACCATCAGCCCGGAGATCATTATCGCACGCCATCCAAGAATTCTTTACAAGAAAAAAAATACCGTTATCCTTTTGCCTTATTTAAGGAGTTGTTTGAGGAGATGAGCAGGTTATCGGAACAGCTGTATAACAGTGAAACCGAGCGGTTGAACATGGAAGTCAAAAAGCAGGAATGGATTTCGTCCATCAGCCATGACCTCAAAACGCCGTTGTCCTATATTGAAGGTTATGCCCGCTTGCTTACTGCGGCCGAGTATCATTGGACCGATGAAGAAAAGCGGGATTTTAGCAAGCAGATCAGCGACAAGACTACCGAAATAAAACGGTTGATCCAAGATTTAAATCATACAAGCCGCTGGTCGGTAGAGCAGTTCCCTATGAACCGGAAAAGAGAAGATGTAGTGAATTTCCTGCGCGATGCCGTCATTGATATCGCAAACCACCCTTTGGCTGAGCATACCCTGTTTACTTTTACGACCTCAAAGGATGTTTATATGTTGGATTTTGACCGCAAACTGTTGGGAAGAGCGATTCAAAATGTGCTGATGAATACCGTTATCCATAATCCTCCCGGGACCGAGGTAGCATGCGACTTTACAATACAAGATAACAGCGTCCTCATTGCGATCGAGGATAATGGAGTCGGGATCGACGAGGCAGTGCTAAAGCAGGGAATGAATCATTCCGGTAAAGGAATCGCTATTGCGAGAGCCTTTATCGAAGCACATTCCGGGCGTATGAACATCGTGAAGGTCGATGGTGGCGGCAGGGGTGTCAGGATTGAGATTACATTACCGAATTAA
- a CDS encoding ABC transporter ATP-binding protein, with protein MTDFAIDTSQLTRKFGQRETVKRIDLKVPKREIYGFLGPNGAGKTTTIRMLLGLIRPSSGDIRILGKDLKKNRIEILKDVGSLVESPSYYAHLSGYKNLKIMTMMHGISESRIKEVLQWVRLEEAAHRPVKGYSLGMKQRLGIAMALITEPKLLILDEPTNGLDPSGIQEIRELITRLPRDFDITVLLSSHLLSEIEQVATYVGIINHGELIFQGPLEELTERSKPYVWIETDRPLEVAAALNDNGWDAEPDVSAGQLRTSITDRPQSAEMIRFLVGQQHDVYRVTEKKRTLEEIFLELTGQERSL; from the coding sequence ATGACGGATTTTGCAATAGACACGAGTCAGCTAACAAGGAAGTTTGGGCAGCGTGAGACGGTAAAGCGGATTGATTTGAAGGTTCCGAAGCGGGAAATCTATGGTTTTTTGGGTCCGAACGGAGCCGGAAAGACAACCACGATTCGGATGCTCCTTGGATTGATTCGTCCTTCGTCCGGAGATATCCGCATTTTGGGCAAAGATCTGAAGAAGAATAGAATTGAGATTTTAAAAGATGTGGGTTCGCTCGTAGAATCTCCGTCCTATTATGCCCATCTTTCAGGCTATAAAAATTTGAAAATCATGACGATGATGCATGGGATTTCGGAATCCAGAATCAAGGAAGTCTTGCAGTGGGTCAGGCTTGAAGAGGCTGCACACCGCCCGGTGAAGGGGTATTCCCTTGGCATGAAACAGCGGTTGGGCATTGCGATGGCGCTTATTACGGAGCCCAAGCTGCTGATTCTGGATGAGCCTACGAATGGATTGGACCCATCCGGCATTCAGGAAATCCGCGAGCTGATTACACGGCTGCCCCGTGACTTTGACATCACGGTACTGCTTTCCAGCCATCTTTTGAGCGAAATTGAACAGGTGGCGACCTATGTGGGAATTATTAACCATGGGGAACTGATCTTTCAAGGTCCGCTCGAGGAATTAACCGAACGGAGCAAGCCTTATGTATGGATTGAAACGGACCGGCCTTTGGAAGTAGCCGCTGCTTTAAATGATAACGGGTGGGATGCGGAGCCGGATGTATCGGCAGGCCAGCTTAGAACCTCCATTACCGATCGGCCTCAATCGGCGGAAATGATTCGATTTCTGGTTGGACAGCAGCATGATGTCTACCGGGTGACGGAGAAGAAGA